The Dunckerocampus dactyliophorus isolate RoL2022-P2 chromosome 1, RoL_Ddac_1.1, whole genome shotgun sequence genome has a segment encoding these proteins:
- the LOC129176776 gene encoding gastrula zinc finger protein XlCGF17.1-like isoform X2 gives MEQEEPQPPHIKEEEPKPTHIKEEEEHDSISQEGEHLEGLEEFPVIGVTVKSEDDEGESEEEREVEPPSSSSTQHMTTEADGDHCGGSQAHNLLAPLSDSDDTTSHSPDTDDEDSKAGVTCHTDNTRFKCSQCDKTFVYKRNLRKHIKQHTGEKPFTCSVCGKRFSLQSILKVHTRIHTGEKPFSCTVCGETFPVKTALKVHTLMHTGEKPFPCTVCGKRFNQKGSLKKHTKIHTGEKPFLCVVCGKSFAEKGNLEVHTRIHTGERPFSCTMCGKRFHLNGGLKRHTRIHTGEKPFSCSVCGKCFADKTTLTRHTRTHCSENNFSCSVCGQRFRNSTNLTEHIRRHTGEKL, from the coding sequence atggagcaggaggagccacagcccccccacattaaagaggaagaaccaaagcccacccacattaaagaggaggaagagcatgacagcatcagtcaggagggagaaCATCTTGAAGGAttggaggagttcccagtgattggtgtcactgtgaagagtgaagatgatgaaggtgaaagtgaggaagagagagaggtggagcctccaagcagcagctcaactcaacacatgacaacagaagctgatggagaccactgtggaggatcacaagcacacaacctcttagctccactatcagatagtgacgacacaacgtcacactctcctgacactgatgatgaagactctaaagctggtgtgacatgtcacactgacaacacacgctttaaatgctctcagtgtgacaaaacgtttgtttacaagagaaatttgagaaaacacataaaacagcacacaggagagaaacctttcaccTGCTCAGTCTGCGGTAAGAGATTCTCTCTTCAGTCAATTTTGAAagtacacacaagaatacacactggagagaaacctttttcttgcACGGTGTGTGGTGAAACATTCCCTGTGAAGACAGCTTTGAAAGTACACACACTAAtgcacaccggagagaaaccttttccctgtacggtgtgtggtaaaagattcaatcAAAAAGGTAGTTTAAAGAAACACACTAAAATACACACAGGGGAGAAACCTTTTCTCTGCgtagtttgtggtaaaagttttGCCGAGAAGGGAAATTTGGAggtacacacaagaatacacactggagaaagaCCTTTTTCTTGCAcaatgtgtggtaaaagattccaTCTTAATGGTGGTTTAAAAAGACATActagaatacacactggagagaaacctttttcctgctcagtttgtggtaaatgTTTCGCTGATAAGACAACTTTGACtagacacacaagaacacactgTAGTGAAAACAACTTTtcttgttcagtgtgtggtcagCGATTCAGAAATAGTACAAACTTGACTGAACACATAAGAaggcacactggagagaaacttTAA
- the LOC129176785 gene encoding gastrula zinc finger protein XlCGF8.2DB-like isoform X3 has protein sequence MLDAGEDHPPPEQAEWNSEMEQEEPQPFHITALVEEPEPPHIKEEEEDHSISQEGEHLEVLEEFPVIGVTVKSEDDEGESEEEREVEPPSSSSTQHMTTEADGDHCGGSQAHNLLAPLSDSDDTTSHSPDTDDEDSEADMTCHTDNTRWKCDNIFDNQGNLKKHMQNHAGEKPFACSVCSKRFSQIENLNRHTTIHTIHTGVKPFACSICGKGFSQQSNLKEHARKHTGKKHFPCLVCGKKFIYKSKLKTHTRIHTGEKPFSCTVCGKCFSQKANLHTHTRVHTGEKPFPCTMCGKRFSQKDVLIRHTRIHTGEKPFCCTVCGKSFSRKITLMVHKRTHARERNVECVSSVSQIKQT, from the exons ATGCTTG ACGCTGGTGAAGACCATCCTCCCCCTGAGCAGGCGGAGTGGAACTCAGagatggagcaggaggagccacagcccttCCACATTACGGCGTTGGTGGAGGAGCCAgagcccccccacattaaagaggaagaggaggatcacagcatcagtcaggaaggagagcatcttgaagtactggaggagttcccagtgattggtgtcactgtgaagagtgaagatgatgaaggtgaaagtgaggaggagagagaggtggagcctccaagcagcagctcaactcaacacatgacaacagaagctgatggagaccactgtggaggatcacaagcacacaacctcttagctccactatcagatagtgacgacacaacgtcacactctcctgacactgatgatgaagactctgaagctgatatgacatgtcacactgacaacacacgctgGAAATGTGACAACATTTTTGATAACCAGGGAAATCtgaaaaaacacatgcaaaatcacgcaggagagaaaccttttgcctgctcagtttgtagtaaaagattctctcaaatAGAGAATTTAAATAGACACACGACAATACATACTATACACACTGGAGTGAAACCTTTTGCCTGCTCAATTTGTGGTAAAGGATTCTCTCAGCAGTCAAATTTGAAAGAACATGCAAGAAAacacactggaaaaaaacattttccttgcttggtgtgtggtaaaaaattcatttataaaagtaagttaaaaacacacacaagaatacacactggagagaaacctttttcttgcACAGTGTGTGGAAAATGTTTCTCCCAAAAAGCTaatttacatacacacacaagagtacacactggagagaaaccttttccttgcacaatgtgcggtaaaagattctctcaaaaagatgttttaattagacacacaagaatacacactggagagaagcctttttgctgtacagtttgtggtaaaagtttctCTCGGAAGATAACTTTGATGGTACACAAGAGAACACACGCTAGAGAAAGAAATGTTGAGTGTGTGAGCAGTgtttcacaaataaaacaaacttga
- the LOC129176785 gene encoding zinc finger and SCAN domain-containing protein 2-like isoform X1 produces MSVKCYDCVKMCKVQTLRALVNQRLSAAVEEIFVVFERTIAEYEEELSRAKEENERQRQLLDAGFKKPEVVLHRADAGEDHPPPEQAEWNSEMEQEEPQPFHITALVEEPEPPHIKEEEEDHSISQEGEHLEVLEEFPVIGVTVKSEDDEGESEEEREVEPPSSSSTQHMTTEADGDHCGGSQAHNLLAPLSDSDDTTSHSPDTDDEDSEADMTCHTDNTRWKCDNIFDNQGNLKKHMQNHAGEKPFACSVCSKRFSQIENLNRHTTIHTIHTGVKPFACSICGKGFSQQSNLKEHARKHTGKKHFPCLVCGKKFIYKSKLKTHTRIHTGEKPFSCTVCGKCFSQKANLHTHTRVHTGEKPFPCTMCGKRFSQKDVLIRHTRIHTGEKPFCCTVCGKSFSRKITLMVHKRTHARERNVECVSSVSQIKQT; encoded by the exons ATGAGTGTAAAGTGTTatgattgtgtgaaaatgtgtaaagtacaaaCGCTGAGAGCTTTAGTGAACCAGCGACTAAGTGcggctgttgaagaaatatttgtagtgtttGAAAGAAccatagcagagtacgaggaggaactttctcgagcaaaagaggagaacgagcgacaacgtcaactactggacgctGGTTTCAAGAAGCCTGAAGTTGTGTTACACAGAGCAG ACGCTGGTGAAGACCATCCTCCCCCTGAGCAGGCGGAGTGGAACTCAGagatggagcaggaggagccacagcccttCCACATTACGGCGTTGGTGGAGGAGCCAgagcccccccacattaaagaggaagaggaggatcacagcatcagtcaggaaggagagcatcttgaagtactggaggagttcccagtgattggtgtcactgtgaagagtgaagatgatgaaggtgaaagtgaggaggagagagaggtggagcctccaagcagcagctcaactcaacacatgacaacagaagctgatggagaccactgtggaggatcacaagcacacaacctcttagctccactatcagatagtgacgacacaacgtcacactctcctgacactgatgatgaagactctgaagctgatatgacatgtcacactgacaacacacgctgGAAATGTGACAACATTTTTGATAACCAGGGAAATCtgaaaaaacacatgcaaaatcacgcaggagagaaaccttttgcctgctcagtttgtagtaaaagattctctcaaatAGAGAATTTAAATAGACACACGACAATACATACTATACACACTGGAGTGAAACCTTTTGCCTGCTCAATTTGTGGTAAAGGATTCTCTCAGCAGTCAAATTTGAAAGAACATGCAAGAAAacacactggaaaaaaacattttccttgcttggtgtgtggtaaaaaattcatttataaaagtaagttaaaaacacacacaagaatacacactggagagaaacctttttcttgcACAGTGTGTGGAAAATGTTTCTCCCAAAAAGCTaatttacatacacacacaagagtacacactggagagaaaccttttccttgcacaatgtgcggtaaaagattctctcaaaaagatgttttaattagacacacaagaatacacactggagagaagcctttttgctgtacagtttgtggtaaaagtttctCTCGGAAGATAACTTTGATGGTACACAAGAGAACACACGCTAGAGAAAGAAATGTTGAGTGTGTGAGCAGTgtttcacaaataaaacaaacttga
- the LOC129176785 gene encoding gastrula zinc finger protein XlCGF8.2DB-like isoform X4 encodes MEQEEPQPPHIKEEEEEGEHREGLEEFPVIVVTVKSEDDEGESEEEREVEPPSSSSTQHMTTEADGDHCGGSQAHNLLAPLSDSDDTLSHSPDTDDEDSEADMTCHTDNTRWKCSQCDKTFVHKRNLIRHMRHNGEKPFACSVCGERFSQRLHLKEHRGIHTGEKPFPCLVCGKRFNRKCDLKKHTVMHTGEKLFTCSVCGKRFKRKCDLKRHTSIHSGEKAFPCTVCGKRFYRKGNLKRHTIMHTGENPFSCSFCGKGFSIKSHFEEHTSIHTGEKAFPCSMCDKRFNRKCDLNRHTSIHTGEKPFPCTVCGKRFYRKSYLKTHIRTHTGEKPFSCAVCAQSFSHKKSLIRHKNTH; translated from the exons atggagcaggaggagccacagcccccccacattaaaga ggaagaggaggagggagagcatcgtgaaggactggaggagttcccagtgattgttgtcactgtgaagagtgaagatgacgaaggtgaaagtgaggaggagagagaggtggagcctccaagcagcagctcaactcaacacatgacaacagaagctgatggagaccactgtggaggatcacaagcacacaacctcttagctccactatcagatagtgacgacacattgtcacactctcctgacactgatgatgaagactctgaagctgatatgacatgtcacactgacaacacacgctgGAAATGCTCTCAATGTGACAAAACTTTTGTTCACAAGAGAAATCTGATAAGACACATGAGACACAACGGAGAGAAACCGtttgcctgctcagtttgtggcgaAAGATTCTCTCAGCGGTTACATTTGAAAGAACACAGaggaatacacactggagagaaaccatttcCATGCTTGGtatgtggtaaaagattcaatcgaaaatgtgatttaaagaaacacacagtaatgcacactggagagaaacttTTTACTTgctcagtgtgtggtaaaagattcaaacgaaaatgtgatttaaaaaggCATACGAGTATCCACTCTGGAGAGAAAGCTTTtccttgcacggtgtgtggtaaaagattttatAGAAAAGGTaatttaaaaagacacacaataatgcacactggagagaaTCCTTTTTCCTGCTCATTTTGCGGTAAAGGATTCAGTATTAAATCACATTTCGAGGAGCACACAAGTATCCACACCGGAGAGAAAGCCTTCCCTTGCTCGATGTGTGATAAAAGATTCAATCGAAAATGTGATTTAAATAGACACACTAGTAtacacactggggagaaaccttttccttgcactgTTTGTGGCAAAAGATTTTATCgaaaaagttatttaaaaacacacataagaacgcacactggagagaaacctttttcctgtgCAGTTTGCGCCCAAAgcttttctcataagaaatctTTGATAagacacaagaacacacactag
- the LOC129176785 gene encoding gastrula zinc finger protein XlCGF8.2DB-like isoform X2, whose protein sequence is MEQEEPQPPHIKEEEEEPQHPHIKEEEEEGEHREGLEEFPVIVVTVKSEDDEGESEEEREVEPPSSSSTQHMTTEADGDHCGGSQAHNLLAPLSDSDDTLSHSPDTDDEDSEADMTCHTDNTRWKCSQCDKTFVHKRNLIRHMRHNGEKPFACSVCGERFSQRLHLKEHRGIHTGEKPFPCLVCGKRFNRKCDLKKHTVMHTGEKLFTCSVCGKRFKRKCDLKRHTSIHSGEKAFPCTVCGKRFYRKGNLKRHTIMHTGENPFSCSFCGKGFSIKSHFEEHTSIHTGEKAFPCSMCDKRFNRKCDLNRHTSIHTGEKPFPCTVCGKRFYRKSYLKTHIRTHTGEKPFSCAVCAQSFSHKKSLIRHKNTH, encoded by the coding sequence atggagcaggaggagccacagcccccccacattaaagaagaagaagaggagccacagcacccccacattaaagaggaagaggaggagggagagcatcgtgaaggactggaggagttcccagtgattgttgtcactgtgaagagtgaagatgacgaaggtgaaagtgaggaggagagagaggtggagcctccaagcagcagctcaactcaacacatgacaacagaagctgatggagaccactgtggaggatcacaagcacacaacctcttagctccactatcagatagtgacgacacattgtcacactctcctgacactgatgatgaagactctgaagctgatatgacatgtcacactgacaacacacgctgGAAATGCTCTCAATGTGACAAAACTTTTGTTCACAAGAGAAATCTGATAAGACACATGAGACACAACGGAGAGAAACCGtttgcctgctcagtttgtggcgaAAGATTCTCTCAGCGGTTACATTTGAAAGAACACAGaggaatacacactggagagaaaccatttcCATGCTTGGtatgtggtaaaagattcaatcgaaaatgtgatttaaagaaacacacagtaatgcacactggagagaaacttTTTACTTgctcagtgtgtggtaaaagattcaaacgaaaatgtgatttaaaaaggCATACGAGTATCCACTCTGGAGAGAAAGCTTTtccttgcacggtgtgtggtaaaagattttatAGAAAAGGTaatttaaaaagacacacaataatgcacactggagagaaTCCTTTTTCCTGCTCATTTTGCGGTAAAGGATTCAGTATTAAATCACATTTCGAGGAGCACACAAGTATCCACACCGGAGAGAAAGCCTTCCCTTGCTCGATGTGTGATAAAAGATTCAATCGAAAATGTGATTTAAATAGACACACTAGTAtacacactggggagaaaccttttccttgcactgTTTGTGGCAAAAGATTTTATCgaaaaagttatttaaaaacacacataagaacgcacactggagagaaacctttttcctgtgCAGTTTGCGCCCAAAgcttttctcataagaaatctTTGATAagacacaagaacacacactag
- the LOC129176853 gene encoding oocyte zinc finger protein XlCOF6.1-like, translating to MEQEEPQLPHIKEEEPHHPLIKEEEEEPHHPLIKEEEEEPQHPHIKEEEDDHSISQEGEHLEGLEEFPVIGVTVKSEDDDGESEEEREVEPPSSSSTQHMTTEADGDHCGGSQAHNLLAPLSDSDDTTSHSPDTDDEDSEADMTCHTDNTRWKCSQCDKTFVKKGNLKIHMKLHTGEKPFICSVCGERFSQQSNLTVHTRIHTGEKPFHCSICGQSFSQKAVLKRHIRIHTGEKPFPCTVCGKSFSQKCLLKRHTRIHTGEKPFPCMVCGKRFNGKCDLNRHTVMHTGEKAFPCTVCGRRFNRKGNLNTHASIHTGNKLFPCTVCDKRFHRKSHLKTHTRTHTGEKPFSCAVCGKRFSVKKSFIRHQNTHIGSVLERTHAAGLQRTQSGKYDGITL from the coding sequence atggagcaggaggagccacagctcccccacattaaagaggaagagccACATCACCCCctcattaaagaggaagaggaggagccacatcACCCCctcattaaagaggaagaggaggagccacagcacccccacattaaagaggaagaggacgatcacagcatcagtcaggagggagagcatcttgaaggactggaggagttcccagtgattggtgtcACTGtcaagagtgaagatgatgacggTGAAAGTGAGGaagagagagaggtggagcctccaagcagcagctcaactcaacacatgacaacagaagctgatggagaccactgtggaggatcacaagcacacaacctcttagctccactatcagatagtgacgacacaacgtcacactctcctgacactgatgatgaagactctgaagctgatatgacatgtcacactgacaacacacgctgGAAATGCTCTCAATGTGACAAAACTTTTGTTAAGAAGGGAAATCTGAAAATACACATGAAActtcacacaggagagaaacctttcatctgctcagtttgtggtgaaAGATTCTCTCAGCAGTCAAATTTGACCGTAcatacaagaatacacactggggagaaacctttTCATTGCAGCATTTGTGGGCAAAGTTTCTCTCAAAAAGCTGTTCTAAAAAGACACataagaatacacactggggagaaaccgTTTCCTTGCAcggtttgtggtaaaagtttctctcaaaaatgtcttttaaaaagacacacaagaatacacaccggggagaaaccttttccttgcatgGTTTGCGGTAAAAGATTTAAtggaaaatgtgatttaaatAGACACACGGTaatgcacactggagagaaagcttttccttgcacggtgtgtggGAGAAGATTCAATCGAAAAGGTAATTTAAATACACACGCCAGCATACACActggaaacaaactttttccttGCACGGTGTGTGATAAAAGATTTCATcgaaaaagtcatttaaaaacacacacaagaacacacactggagagaaacctttttcctgtgCAGTCTGTGGTAAACGTTTCTCTGTTAAGAAATCTTTTATAAGACACCAGAACACACACATTGGAAGTGTTCTTGAAAGAACTCATGCAGCTGGATTGCAGAGAACACAATCAGGGAAGTACGACGGTATTActctttaa
- the LOC129176740 gene encoding oocyte zinc finger protein XlCOF6.1-like: MCKVQMLRALVSQRLTAAVEEIFAVLERTITEYEEELSRTKEENERQRELLDAVFKKPGVVLHRADVTEEDLPPEQQEWNSRVEQAETQPPHIKEEPEEPQHPHIKEEEEDHSISQEGDHLEGLKEFTVIGVTVKSEDDEGESEEKREVEPPSSSSTQHMTTEADGDHCGGSQAHNLLAPLSDSDDTTSHSPDTDDEDSEADMTCHTDSTRWKCSQCDKTFVKKGNLKIHMRLHTGEKPFACSVCGKRFSQRSQLKSHTRIHTGEKPFPCSVCGKRFSHKVALNRHIRIHTGEKPFSCSVCGKTFIEKSNLKVHARSHTGEKRFPCLICDKRFSQKNDLKRHTRSHTGEKPFPCLVCAKRFSQKHDLKRHTRIHTGEKPFPCSVCSKVFTDRSHLKVHIRLHTGEKPFPCSVCDERFYQKKYLKIHARVHTGEKPFS, translated from the exons atgtgtaaagtgcaaatgctgagagcgttggtgagtcagcgactaactgcggctgttgaagaaatatttgcaGTGCTGGAAAGAACGATaacagagtacgaggaggaactttctcggacaaaagaggagaacgagcgacaacgtgaactactggacgctgttttcaagaaaCCTGGAGTGGTTTTACACAGAGCAG ATGTCACTGAAGAAGATCTTCCTcctgagcagcaggagtggaacTCCAGGGTGGAGCAGGCGGAGacacagcccccccacattaaagaggaaccggaggagccacagcacccccatattaaagaggaagaggaggatcacagcatcagtcaggagggagacCATCTTGAAGGACTGAAGGAGTTCACAGTGATTGGTGTcactgtgaagagtgaagatgatgaaggtgaaagtgaggagaagagagaggtggagcctccaagcagcagctcaactcaacacatgacaacagaagctgatggagaccactgtggaggatcacaagcacacaacctcttagctccactatcagatagtgacgacacaacgtcacactctcctgacactgatgatgaagactctgaagctgatatgacatgtcacactgacagcaCACGCTGGAAATGTTCTCAATGTGACAAAACTTTTGTTAAAAAGGGAAATCTAAAAATACACATGAGACTTcacacgggagagaaacctttcgcctgctcagtttgtggtaaaagattctctcaaagGTCACAGTTGAAatcacacacaagaatacacactggagagaaaccttttccttgctcgGTGTGCGGCAAAAGATTTTCACACAAAGTTGCTTTAAATAGACACATCAGAAtccacactggagaaaaacccttttcctgctcagtttgtggtaaaacatTCATTGAGAAATCAAATTTGAAAGTCCACGCAAGATCACACACGGGAGAGAAACGTTTTCCTTGCTTGATCTGCgataaaagattctctcaaaaaaatgatttaaaaagacacacaagatcgcacacgggagagaaaccCTTTCCTTGCCTGGTCTGTgctaaaagattctctcaaaaacatgatttaaaaagacacacaagaatacacactggggagaaacccTTTCCTTGCTCGGTTTGTTCTAAAGTATTCACTGATAGGTCACATTTGAAAGTGCACATAAGattacacactggagagaaaccttttccttgctcgGTGTGCGATGAAAGATTTTatcaaaaaaagtatttaaaaatacacgcgagagtacacactggagagaaacctttttcctga
- the LOC129176912 gene encoding gastrula zinc finger protein XlCGF8.2DB-like produces MEHIKEEEEVPLPSNIKEENEDPQALHIKEEEEDHSINQEGERLEGLEEFPVIGVLVKSEDDESESEEKREVEPSRSSSTQHMTTEADGDHCGGSQAENLIAPLSDSDDTTSHSPDTDDEDSEADMTCHTDNTRWKCSQCDKSFSQKGNLKKHLRHHTGEKPFTCSVCGKRFSDPSNLKVHTRIHTGEKPFPCTVCGKRFVRQSDLKTHTRIHTGEKAFPCTVCGVRFSHKNSLKRHAMKIHTGEKPFPCVVCGKRFSQKCGLKTHTRIHAGEKRFPCMVCGKGFNFPAHLSRHKIIHTREKPFSCSVCGKEYNRQGHLKRHTRVHTGEKPFSCSVCGKSFSQKMSLIGHTRTHS; encoded by the coding sequence ATGgaacacattaaagaggaagaggaggttcCACTGCCATCCAATAttaaagaggaaaatgaggacCCACAGGCCctccacattaaagaggaagaggaggatcacagcatcaatcaggagggagagcgtctcgaaggactggaggagttcccagtgattggtgttcttgtgaagagtgaagatgatgaaagtgaaagtgaggagaagagagaggtggagccttcaaggagcagctcaactcaacacatgacaacagaagctgatggagaccactgtggaggatcacaagcagaaaACCTcatagctccactatcagatagtgatgacacaacgtcacactctcctgacactgatgatgaagactctgaagctgatatgacatgtcacactgacaacacacgctgGAAATGCTCTCAATGTGACAAAAGTTTTTCTCAAAAGGGAAATCTGAAGAAACACCTGAGACaccacactggagagaaacctttcacatgctcagtttgtggtaaaagattctctgaCCCATCAAATTTGAAAGTACACACTAGAATTCatactggagagaaaccttttccttgcacagtgtgtggtaaaagatttgTTCGACAAAGTGATTTGAAAACACACACGAggatacacactggagagaaagcttttccttgcacggtgtgtggCGTAAGATTCTCTCacaaaaatagtttaaaaagacACGCAATGAAAatacacaccggagagaaacctttccCTTGTGTAGTCTGTGGTAAACGATTCTCTCAAAAGTGtggtttaaaaacacacacaagaatacacgcTGGAGAGAAACGTTTTCCTTGCATGGTGTGTGGTAAAGGATTCAATTTTCCAGCTCATTTAAGTAGACACAAAATAATACACACtagagagaaacctttttcttgcTCTGTTTGTGGGAAAGAATACAATCGTCAAGGTcatttaaaaagacacacaagagtgcacactggagagaaacctttctcctgctcagtttgtggtaaaagtttctCTCAGAAGATGTCTTTGATAggacacacaagaacacactcCTGA